The Solanum pennellii chromosome 4, SPENNV200 genomic interval atagaaaaaagataaaatcaaaGCAAACTTATGGACCACTATAAATCAAACATTTCTTGTTTGAATAcgtaaaattttacaaaaaggaCTAATTGAATGCTTTCTCCATTAGCCAATTGTCAAATTATCTTGTTAGTATATGCTTGAAGTTTTATCGGAcgtttcaagatcttgtaaagATATAGAAACAtaacatttttggaaataacaaACTAGATGGTTGTTACGGTTGTATTGGATTCTATTGATAGTTTACgtataatgtttttttatgattattacttaaattttattgcATCATATTGTTTAAATCTATTGTTTGGTAAGGATGAAAAGAATCATTTTATATGTAATGACCGATTTGGTGTGATTGTGTTGTTACCTTCTCATTTTGTCTTTGTTCATTATTTAATCgtaattatgtttttatcttttacccTACCTTTTCATGGTAGTTCTACCCGTTTTTACTTTTCTTATAAgtttatcattcaaattatgAATGTGCAACATTATGTAATGATGGAgaacaatacaatacataacaaccatccaaacGAAGTTTTGATAATTGATGGAGAAGATACCTATGGCAAACAAAAATGGTCTAATCCTACTTAAGAATTAAATCCCCAAAATTGGTTTTCAAAGAAGAACAATGCTCCATGCCCTTAGTATAAATATGTGCATATTGGagcaaatgaaaaaaataacacaagaaACTGAGTTTTGAAGCAAAAAAGAATCCAAAAATGGGATTAGTTAAAGGAGTGCCTCTTCTTTGTATGTTGTTCTTATTATTCCTCTTAGCTAATTCAGCATCAGCAAAAAGAACAACTTACATTATTCATATGGATAAGGCATTCATGCCTACAGCTTTTACTAGTCATGAGCAATGGCACTCTTCAATTCTTGAAACTGTCAAGTTGAAAGATACAACAAGTGGAAGTTCTATCAATCCGACAAGGCTACTTTATTCGTATGATAATGCATTTCATGGATTTAGTGCTGTTATGTCTGAGGATGAATTGCAAGTTCTTGAAAAGTTGCCTGGTTTTGTATCGGCTTATGCTGATAAAATGGTCACTCTTGACACTACTCACACGTTTGAGTTCCTTGGTCTAAGTCCTGAGTCAGGACTATGGCCAGCTTCTGAATATGGTGAAGATGTGATTGTTGGTGTCATTGATACTGGAGTATGGCCagagagtaggagttatatGGATGATGGGATGACTGAAATTCCGTCAAGGTGGAGGGGTATATGCGAGCCTGGACAAGAATTTAGTGCTTCAATGTGTAACAATAAGTTAATTGGTGTTCAATACTTCAACAAAGGAGTTAAAGCTGCATATCCTAATACCACACTTAGTATGGATTCAGGCAGGGATACACGAGGTCATGGGACGCATACTTCATCAACTGTTGGTGGAAACTATGTCGAGGGTGCTTCATTCTTTGGCTATGCAACTGGCACAGCAAGAGGGGTCGCTCCACGTGCTAGGCTTGCTATGTATAAGGTCATTTTTGATGAAGGACGCTTCGCTTCTGATGTGCTTGCTGGTATGGATCAAGCTGTTGCTGATGGTGTCGATGTGATATCCATCTCTATGGGATTTGATAATGTTCCACTGTATGAAGACCCTATTGCCATAGCTTCATTTGGTGCCATGGAGAAAGGCGTTCTTGTTTCTGCTTCAGCAGGAAATGCAGGTGTCACTCCTGGAATACTCCACAATGGAATCCCCTGGCTCTTGACTACTGCTGCTGGCTCTATTGATCGCGTCCACTCAGGAAAATTGACTCTTGGAAATGGACAAGTGATCACTGGATGGTCAATGTACCCTGTTAGCGCCCTTGTCAACGATTTCCCACTTATCTACAACGAGTCAATATCGAGTTGCAATTCGACTTCCTTATCCAGCTTCAATTTTGGAATCATCATATGTGAAAATGGAAATTTCCTTGATCAAATAAATGCCATTGCTGAATCCTCTGCCCCTGCTGCTATATACATCTCTGACGATCCAAGAATTTTCCAGAGAGAAGAATTTGCATATCCTGGTGTTGTTATCAGTCCTGAAGATGGTGCAGCTGTGATCAGTTATGCTAAATCTGGTGCCAATCCTGTTGCCAGCATTAGCTTCCAGCAGACATTTGTGAGATCAACACCAGCACCCGTCGTTGCAACTTACACATCACGAGGTCCTTCACCGAGCTATCCAGGAATCTTGAAGCCAGACATAATGGCACCAGGGTCATTAGTCTTAGCATCCTGGATTCCTAATAGTTATACAGTTTCGATATATCCAGATATCGGATTGAGCAGTGAATTCGCGATGATTTCAGGAACATCCATGGCTTGTCCACATTCTTCTGGCATTGCTGCACTTCTTAAAGGCGCACATCCTGAATGGAGTCCAGCAGCAATCCGATCTGCAATGATCACTGGTGCCATCAACATTGACAACACAAATTCTCCCATCAAAGACTCAGGCCTAAACTACAGTATCGCGACTCCTCTGGCTATGGGAGCAGGGTTAGTTAATCCAAACTTCGCCCTGAATCCAGGTCTTATCTATGATGCCACACCACAAGACTACATAAACCTTTTATGTGCCACGAAATTCACTCGCAAGCAAATCTTGACAATCACAAGATCATCAACCTACACTTGCCAAAATGCATCTTCTGATCTTAACTACCCATCATTCATCGCGCTGTACACTAATGAAACTGGAGCAACACTGAGTCAAAAGTTCATAAGGACAGTGACAAACGTTGGCGATGGTCCTGCTAACTATTCTATAAATATGACCGTGCCATCGAACACAAACATTAGTGTTTATCCTTCAAGATTGTCCTTCAGCAGCAAGTATGATAAGCTAAGTTATACATTAACAGTTGAATATAGCGGTAACAGAACTGGAGAAGTTGTATTCGGATCGATAACTTGGGTGGATGTACTTGGTCTCCATGCTGTAACAAGTCCAATTGTGGTTGCACCAGTGATCCAAACTTGgtaatcacaaaaaaaaaaaggtacataAAGAACTAGagtaaaataacaaaatctgaGGAATTTAGAGTTATATTACTGAATCAGAAGTCTACTGACATGAATCTCGATTAGTAGGACCAGTAGATTTCGAATATCagattataatatcaaaaagtaAATCCAGAATCAGAAGTTTCCTATCATTGTTCTTTTGTCATTCTTCTTTTAAAGTTATTGTTTccttgtttgattttgatatacgTTACTAGAGTCGTGAAGGTTGCGTTACATTCCTTAAAACACCACATTAAAATTACATCGAGTATGTTGTTGTGGTTTATTTATGAATGACCATCCGTCCAGCagacacttttttttaattgttaatctattcatataaATAATTGATCTAAGTTCACATGATTTCCCCATATAAGTTAGtgcctcaatttttttaatcaaacatGTTGCTGCCTTGTATTTCCAATAATTAAATAGTTCTCAATTATGACTTACATGCTTGAAATTCCTTTACATTTTCCtttggaaaataaaaacaacaattttttgggtAATGACAGTTGCAACTTACAATTTCCTTTACCTTGTTGTTTTggttttctttcaaatttagtATCTCAGTTAGTAGGAGATTCTTTCAAGTAACAGATAACTTATATTTTGGTTCATTctattgaataagaaaaaacttttacaatttaatttgtttcaaaTTAAGTACAACACTaacatgaataaattattttgttgtaCTACTCGTCTAGTTAAACATGTGATAACaggttaattattatttttacaaggTTATCGATTAATGCTTATCATAAGAAATTTCTTATATAAGTGAACCTAATCGTGTAATATCCAATATCATAGATTGAAACGACTCATTGTCATGTTGAAGaacctttttcttttaactaacaaaacaaaataatgaagATCTTCTTGTTATGCTGCATTTATGAACACTCTTGACTTTTAAGGTCTTCTTTATTATCGAAAAAAAACATTCATATCACTAGTGGGAAGAACTTTCCACAGCTTTAAATTCTTGTTGTACTAAATAGTTTTGGCATTTTGTCTAGTCAGTTGCAGAGCCAGGATTTTCACTAAAGGAattcaaaatatgaagaagtaaaaagacaaaaaggTCAAAAGGAATTCAACATCAgttatacatacataataaataattttaaccatgtataacCAGTGTAATTTTCTGTTGAAGGGGGTTCGGATAAACTCCTTCGGCCCCTACTTGACTCTGCCCTTAGTGACTTCTATCTTCTATTTAGTTAAAACACATGGGTGGTTCCCCACACACTTTAAAACAATTTGTTTGGATCATATGTAATGTAAGCAATGTTCATCATGATTGTAATGGAGCCATATATTGGTTCTTTCCCTTTACTCTTTTTGCCCATGGCTATATGATATTGATTGTCACTATCAAAATGAGAAAAGACTTATAAAAAGAGAAGTGGAGAAAGGgtttaagagaaaaaataagtTTGGTGGCAATGGCACTATGTATGAGGGATCCACTCCTCACTATGCATTATGAGTACTTAAAAGCATAGGCGTCGATCGACAGATTTAATGGTTGATGAAACAAGACAGAAATATCTTGTTCCTTATATTTAAAGACAGAAGACTACAAGTCTTGAACTAAAGCAATTTTGAAAATGATAGATGGAGAAATTATCAATAGACAGCTAGCTGAATGATTGCAGAGGGGTGCAGAGTTGAAATAGTTGCTAACTTCCAATAATATATAACATGTTTGGTACATAGTGGAATTATGGACAAAGTGATGGACAATTTGGAAGTGAAGGGAATACTTTGGCTTCCCATACCTCTCACTTGTCTATATAAGTAAATTAGCTTATGTTCAAGAAAATATCCTTCTTGAGTAATATTACTCAACATGGCAAATTATATTGCCTTGTGTATTTGGTTGCTTTCTATAATTCAATTGGCAAAGTCAGAAACTTATATCATTCATATGGATTTGTCAGCCATGCCAAAAGCTTTTTCTAGCCATTATAATTGGTACTTGACTACACTTTTTTCGGTATCAGATAGCAAAGACTTGTTGTCCTCTAAACTAGTTTATACTTATACTAATGCCATCAATGGTTTCAGTGCAAGTCTTTCTCCTTCTGAGATAGAAGCTATTAAGAATTCTCCG includes:
- the LOC107015560 gene encoding uncharacterized protein LOC107015560, producing the protein MGLVKGVPLLCMLFLLFLLANSASAKRTTYIIHMDKAFMPTAFTSHEQWHSSILETVKLKDTTSGSSINPTRLLYSYDNAFHGFSAVMSEDELQVLEKLPGFVSAYADKMVTLDTTHTFEFLGLSPESGLWPASEYGEDVIVGVIDTGVWPESRSYMDDGMTEIPSRWRGICEPGQEFSASMCNNKLIGVQYFNKGVKAAYPNTTLSMDSGRDTRGHGTHTSSTVGGNYVEGASFFGYATGTARGVAPRARLAMYKVIFDEGRFASDVLAGMDQAVADGVDVISISMGFDNVPLYEDPIAIASFGAMEKGVLVSASAGNAGVTPGILHNGIPWLLTTAAGSIDRVHSGKLTLGNGQVITGWSMYPVSALVNDFPLIYNESISSCNSTSLSSFNFGIIICENGNFLDQINAIAESSAPAAIYISDDPRIFQREEFAYPGVVISPEDGAAVISYAKSGANPVASISFQQTFVRSTPAPVVATYTSRGPSPSYPGILKPDIMAPGSLVLASWIPNSYTVSIYPDIGLSSEFAMISGTSMACPHSSGIAALLKGAHPEWSPAAIRSAMITGAINIDNTNSPIKDSGLNYSIATPLAMGAGLVNPNFALNPGLIYDATPQDYINLLCATKFTRKQILTITRSSTYTCQNASSDLNYPSFIALYTNETGATLSQKFIRTVTNVGDGPANYSINMTVPSNTNISVYPSRLSFSSKYDKLSYTLTVEYSGNRTGEVVFGSITWVDVLGLHAVTSPIVVAPVIQTWTIILLNMANYIALCIWLLSIIQLAKSETYIIHMDLSAMPKAFSSHYNWYLTTLFSVSDSKDLLSSKLVYTYTNAINGFSASLSPSEIEAIKNSPGYVSSIKDMSVKIDTTHTSQFLGLNSESGVWPKSDYGKDVIVGLVDTGIWPESRSYSDDGMNEVPSRWKGECESGTQFNTSLCNKKLIGARYFNKGLLANNPNLTISMDSARDTDGHGTHTSSTAAGSRVEGASFFGYAAGTATGVAPKAHVAMYKALWEEGVFLSDILAAIDQAIADGVDVLSLSLGIDALPLYEDPVAIAAFAALEKGIFVSTSAGNEGPFLETLHNGTPWVLTVAAGTVDREFIGTLTLGNGVSVTGLSLYPGNSSSSESSISYVDCQDDKELQKNAHRIVVCIDNNDSVSEDVYNVRNSKVSGAVFITNSTDLEFYLQSEFPAVFLNIQEGDKVLEYVRSDSEPNAKLEFQLTRIGAKPAPKVASYSSRGPSPSCPTILKPDLMGPGALILASWPQQTPVTEVTSGKLYSNFNIISGTSMSCPHASGVAALLKSAHPEWSPAAIRSAMMTTAYVLDNTQSPIQDIGLKNGVATPLAMGAGHIDPNKALDPGLIYDATPQDYVNLLCGLNFTSKQIQTITRSSTYTCSNPSLDLNYPSFIGYFNRNSSDSDPKRIQEFKRTVTNLQDGTSVYTAKLTPMGKFKVSVVPNKLIFKEKYEKQSYKLRIEGPIIMDDIVVDGSLSWMETRGKYIVKSPIVATSIRVDPLRGHN